The following proteins are encoded in a genomic region of Salminus brasiliensis chromosome 25, fSalBra1.hap2, whole genome shotgun sequence:
- the krt97 gene encoding keratin 97 — translation MSSTSLYSFSSARPLSARSLSGGASSRVSMGRTSMGSVYGGADGRSVRISYAGAGAGLGGALDLGGGLDGGFGAGLNEKATMQNLNDRLASYLEKVRSLEKANAQLERQIREWYDKRAPTTRDYSHYYATIADLRKKISVASLDNARIVLQIDNAKLAAEDFRVKFENELAMRQSVEADIAGLRRVLDELTMTRSDLEMQIEGLREEIVYLKKNHEEEMAALRSHMSSSSVNVEVDAAPQQDLTRVLQEIRAQYEGIADKNRRDMEAWYKVKFDELSKQVKTSTEVIQTSRSEISELKRTLQSLQIELQSQLSLKAALEGTLHDTESRYSLQLNQLQVVINNLETELSQMRIDIERQASEYKILLDIKTRLELEIAEYRRLLDGEEIKKTTVTKVIEVTPPPPPKPEPVVTKRVRTVVEEVIDGKVVSRTEDVDVEVLKK, via the exons aTGAGCAGCACGTCCCTCTACAGCTTCTCGAGCGCACGCCCGCTCTCCGCACGCTCCCTCAGCGGAGGCGCGTCCAGCCGCGTGTCCATGGGGCGCACGTCCATGGGGAGCGTGTACGGCGGCGCGGACGGGCGCAGCGTGCGCATTTCCTACGCCGGGGCCGGAGCCGGGCTCGGGGGCGCGCTGGATCTGGGCGGCGGGCTGGATGGGGGCTTCGGCGCGGGCCTGAACGAGAAGGCCACCATGCAGAACCTGAACGACCGCCTGGCCTCCTACCTGGAGAAGGTGCGCTCTCTGGAGAAGGCCAACGCGCAGCTCGAGCGCCAGATCCGCGAGTGGTACGACAAGCGGGCGCCCACCACGCGAGACTACAGCCACTACTACGCCACCATCGCAGACCTGCGCAAGAag ATCAGTGTTGCCAGCCTGGACAATGCCAGGATCGTCCTGCAGATCGACAACGCcaaacttgcagctgaagacTTCAGAGTCAA GTTTGAGAACGAGTTGGCCATGCGCCAGTCCGTAGAGGCCGACATCGCCGGCCTGCGCCGCGTCCTGGACGAGCTGACCATGACCCGCTCAGACCTGGAGATGCAGATCGAAGGCCTCAGGGAGGAGATCGTCTACCTGAAGAAGAACCACGAGGAG GAGATGGCGGCTCTGCGCAGTCACATGTCCAGCAGCTCGGTGAACGTGGAGGTGGACGCTGCTCCTCAACAGGACCTGACTCGCGTCCTGCAGGAGATCCGCGCACAGTACGAGGGCATCGCCGACAAGAACCGCAGAGACATGGAGGCGTGGTACAAGGTCAAG TTTGACGAGTTGAGTAAGCAGGTGAAGACGAGCACAGAGGTCATCCAGACGTCCCGCAGCGAGATCAGCGAACTCAAGAGAACCCTACAGTCCCTGCAGATCGAGCTCCAGTCTCAGCTCAGCCtg aaaGCAGCTCTGGAGGGCACCCTGCACGACACCGAGTCGCGCTACAGCCTCCAGCTGAATCAGCTGCAGGTCGTCATCAACAACCTGGAGACCGAGCTGAGCCAGATGCGCATAGACATCGAGAGGCAGGCCAGCGAGTACAAGATACTGCTGGACATCAAAACCCGCCTGGAGCTGGAGATCGCCGAGTACAGGAGGCTGCTGGACGGAGAGGAAATCAA GAAAACAACAGTGACGAAGGTGATCGAGgtcactcctcctcctcctcctaaac CTGAACCTGTGGTGACCAAGCGCGTGCGGACAGTGGTGGAGGAAGTGATCGACGGAAAGGTGGTCTCCCGCACTGAGGATGTGGACGTCGAGGTGttgaagaaataa